In the Bacillus alveayuensis genome, one interval contains:
- a CDS encoding hypothetical protein (product_source=Hypo-rule applied; transmembrane_helix_parts=Inside_1_37,TMhelix_38_60,Outside_61_69,TMhelix_70_87,Inside_88_118,TMhelix_119_141,Outside_142_150,TMhelix_151_173,Inside_174_218,TMhelix_219_241,Outside_242_250,TMhelix_251_273,Inside_274_304,TMhelix_305_324,Outside_325_328,TMhelix_329_346,Inside_347_366,TMhelix_367_389,Outside_390_398,TMhelix_399_421,Inside_422_425), translating into MKYFKYKRLIKKRKAFENIEILFGTFLNKYADGDKKLLLTFFYNVNVVITLASILVPIFVYSLIYSFRSYINPFYIATIYFFVTVMFTDINNDDYDPVELENISQWMYKARKNKFKLLIIEKLLLTFGTKILFYCFFMIIFMRELHFSYTTIFLYEFLVLITIFFTIIVKFLWSNHQIVFLFIHGPNNTKKKEHFIQYKNDLHYDKYQIALSRSCQNRTYYLYILYTYMFSAASLFIIWIINFYFNNHKFIIISVYLALESTIISFISQGIINSSKMLNYSNVSDYYYIKKFYKKNYYENILSKFLSRRLLVILISYYLGVLILYGLSLFTAIIVLCSTIIYFYSIKIITKRVYRFKKLSIEDIKNNFFVYFFNPIEDLLILGLPFITCSVLAYYSMKLGSIYPIMGFFAVYSSFLVLYHFIKEG; encoded by the coding sequence ATGAAATACTTCAAATACAAACGATTAATAAAAAAAAGAAAAGCATTTGAAAATATAGAGATTTTATTTGGAACTTTTCTAAATAAGTATGCTGATGGCGATAAAAAATTATTGCTAACCTTTTTTTACAACGTAAATGTAGTCATTACTTTGGCTTCGATATTAGTACCAATTTTTGTTTACTCGCTAATTTATTCTTTTCGTTCATACATAAATCCTTTTTACATCGCAACTATCTATTTTTTTGTCACGGTTATGTTCACAGATATCAATAATGATGATTATGATCCGGTTGAGCTGGAGAATATTTCTCAGTGGATGTATAAAGCTCGAAAAAATAAATTTAAATTACTTATCATAGAAAAATTGTTGTTAACATTTGGAACAAAAATTCTTTTTTATTGTTTTTTTATGATTATTTTTATGAGAGAACTTCATTTTAGTTACACAACAATATTTTTGTATGAGTTTTTAGTATTAATAACTATTTTTTTTACTATTATTGTAAAATTCTTGTGGAGCAATCATCAGATTGTCTTTTTATTTATTCATGGGCCAAACAATACGAAAAAGAAAGAACATTTCATTCAATATAAAAATGACTTGCATTATGACAAGTATCAAATTGCTTTATCTCGATCTTGTCAAAATAGAACTTACTATTTATATATATTGTACACTTATATGTTCTCAGCAGCTTCTCTATTTATAATATGGATTATTAATTTTTATTTTAATAATCATAAATTTATTATTATTTCTGTTTATTTAGCGCTTGAAAGCACGATTATTAGTTTTATATCCCAAGGAATCATAAATAGCTCGAAAATGTTAAATTATTCTAATGTAAGTGATTATTATTATATAAAGAAGTTTTATAAAAAAAACTATTATGAGAATATACTTTCTAAGTTTCTTTCAAGAAGGCTCCTAGTAATCCTAATTAGTTATTATCTTGGTGTACTCATCCTTTATGGATTGTCATTATTTACAGCTATCATTGTTTTATGTTCAACAATTATCTACTTCTACTCAATAAAAATCATTACAAAAAGAGTCTATCGCTTTAAAAAATTATCAATAGAAGATATCAAAAACAATTTTTTTGTATATTTTTTCAATCCTATTGAAGATCTTTTAATTTTAGGATTACCTTTTATTACATGCAGTGTTCTAGCTTATTATTCAATGAAATTAGGAAGTATATATCCCATAATGGGCTTCTTTGCCGTGTATTCCAGCTTTTTAGTACTTTATCATTTTATAAAAGAGGGGTAA
- a CDS encoding tRNA (guanosine-2'-O-)-methyltransferase (product_source=KO:K00556; cath_funfam=3.40.1280.10; cog=COG0566; ko=KO:K00556; pfam=PF00588; superfamily=75217), with the protein MSSIYSQSEYLHFVSELFEQGIVDEKDREIVEFIIPDRLKRLYDVLNERTRYISILLEAVDDGHNQAAVLRSADAFGIQDITIVTGRAPFAPNDLVTRSADKWLTLHHQPNIETAISDLRQKGYQIYASQLCDEAVPIEELEVSKPTVLIFGNEHSGVSKKATELADGTFMIPMKGFVQSLNISVAAALAMREVTERAKKAAGEQYYLTMKEKRELFREWMMKSLNKRLRKMIIQKRESRN; encoded by the coding sequence GTGAGCTCGATTTATTCACAAAGCGAATATTTACATTTCGTTTCTGAGCTATTTGAACAAGGAATTGTCGATGAAAAAGACCGTGAAATAGTCGAATTCATTATTCCTGACCGTTTGAAACGTCTATATGATGTACTTAATGAAAGAACGAGATATATTTCCATTTTGCTAGAGGCTGTGGATGATGGTCATAATCAAGCAGCTGTACTCCGTTCAGCAGATGCTTTTGGGATTCAAGATATAACGATTGTAACAGGACGAGCACCTTTTGCTCCCAATGATTTAGTTACAAGAAGCGCAGATAAATGGTTGACTCTGCATCATCAACCGAATATCGAAACGGCTATTTCTGATTTGCGGCAAAAAGGCTATCAAATTTATGCAAGTCAATTATGTGATGAAGCGGTGCCGATCGAAGAACTAGAAGTAAGTAAACCAACCGTTTTGATTTTCGGTAATGAACATAGCGGTGTTTCAAAAAAGGCGACAGAGCTGGCAGATGGCACCTTTATGATTCCAATGAAAGGATTTGTCCAAAGCTTAAATATTTCAGTAGCGGCAGCGTTGGCTATGCGTGAAGTAACGGAAAGGGCAAAAAAAGCTGCAGGAGAACAATATTATTTAACAATGAAAGAGAAACGTGAATTATTTCGGGAGTGGATGATGAAATCTTTAAATAAAAGACTCCGAAAGATGATCATACAAAAAAGGGAAAGCAGAAATTAA
- a CDS encoding AcrR family transcriptional regulator (product_source=COG1309; cath_funfam=1.10.10.60; cog=COG1309; pfam=PF00440; superfamily=46689,48498), producing the protein MTPRKITGEELTQEKIINVAREHFVQKGYNQVSMRQIAKELNCSHGAIYYHFKNKAELFYAIVQADYAFLDQLLIQTLTKSYRSDEEALKEILLTFIHFGLTYKSHFEFMFLTKNSEMEPYFETGPNESYQRFAEAVAKLVPNTLSPSKIWCLFLALIGFVTKYVYSDTSYEEVKNLAKEYTSFLIRGLKT; encoded by the coding sequence TTGACCCCACGAAAAATAACAGGAGAAGAACTAACGCAGGAAAAAATCATCAATGTAGCGAGAGAACATTTCGTGCAAAAAGGGTATAATCAAGTTTCCATGCGTCAAATTGCGAAGGAGTTAAACTGTAGCCATGGCGCTATTTATTATCATTTTAAAAATAAAGCGGAGTTATTTTATGCGATTGTTCAAGCGGATTATGCTTTTTTAGATCAATTGCTCATCCAAACTTTAACGAAATCATACAGAAGTGATGAAGAAGCACTAAAAGAAATATTGTTAACATTTATACATTTTGGTTTAACTTACAAAAGTCACTTTGAGTTTATGTTTCTAACAAAAAATTCAGAGATGGAACCTTATTTTGAAACTGGACCAAATGAGTCATATCAGCGATTTGCGGAAGCTGTGGCAAAATTAGTTCCAAATACATTATCGCCATCAAAAATTTGGTGTTTATTCCTTGCTTTAATAGGATTTGTCACAAAATATGTGTATTCAGATACATCATATGAGGAAGTGAAAAATCTGGCAAAAGAATACACTTCCTTTTTAATAAGAGGTTTAAAAACATAA
- a CDS encoding biotin carboxyl carrier protein (product_source=COG0511; cath_funfam=2.40.50.100; cog=COG0511; superfamily=51230), whose translation MIKKDVVTSRWGNKEIVTSPSYGVIKSIFIPSKTRIYEWEPLISIQTDEGKEMQISVGANGVIESFAVKVGDRVIPGSVLAYINEDKLVSGNH comes from the coding sequence TTGATTAAAAAGGATGTGGTAACGAGTCGTTGGGGTAATAAAGAGATTGTGACAAGCCCTTCTTACGGGGTCATTAAATCTATTTTTATTCCATCGAAGACACGCATTTATGAATGGGAACCGCTTATCTCCATTCAAACAGATGAAGGAAAAGAAATGCAAATAAGCGTTGGAGCAAATGGTGTAATTGAATCCTTCGCTGTCAAAGTAGGAGACCGTGTCATTCCAGGCTCTGTCCTTGCTTATATTAATGAAGATAAATTAGTTTCCGGTAATCATTAA
- a CDS encoding hypothetical protein (product_source=Hypo-rule applied; cath_funfam=2.60.40.1620; transmembrane_helix_parts=Inside_1_1,TMhelix_2_20,Outside_21_29,TMhelix_30_49,Inside_50_57) produces the protein MLINILGGIIETIAITLIGTRLNNIKYSQVGIKALIITSFFTSCFIVFIKEGIKCSN, from the coding sequence ATGCTCATTAATATTTTAGGGGGAATTATTGAAACTATAGCTATTACATTAATTGGTACACGACTCAATAATATAAAATATAGCCAAGTAGGGATTAAAGCATTAATAATTACAAGTTTTTTTACTTCCTGTTTCATTGTATTTATTAAAGAGGGGATAAAATGCTCAAATTAA
- a CDS encoding nucleoside recognition membrane protein YjiH (product_source=COG3314; cog=COG3314; pfam=PF07670; transmembrane_helix_parts=Inside_1_8,TMhelix_9_28,Outside_29_47,TMhelix_48_70,Inside_71_90,TMhelix_91_113,Outside_114_132,TMhelix_133_155,Inside_156_208,TMhelix_209_231,Outside_232_235,TMhelix_236_258,Inside_259_322,TMhelix_323_345,Outside_346_364,TMhelix_365_387,Inside_388_393,TMhelix_394_416,Outside_417_425,TMhelix_426_448,Inside_449_449), with protein sequence MNSKVTTQGLLTFLIPSLIGVFLFMIPIPYQKGVTIPIAILSNWLQGLLGESIPSIMTFIILLTFIASIITKTVKPSFIMDKPFLASLFDVNPVLFIARGLAAVFAIMTLYKIGPEAIWSENTGGLLLESLLSVLFTVFLFAGLFLPLLLNFGLLELFAALLTKVMRPLFKLPGRSAIDCAASWLGDGTIGVLLTSKQYEEGYYTKREAAIIGTTFSVVSITFCLVVISEVGLHHLFVPFYLTILLAGFVAAIIAPRIPPLSKKPDTYYNGKKAEETREAIPNGYSPLRWGIEQAVQKAKKNNHMSKIFQEGFQNVLDMWMGVAPVVMALGTLATIVAEYTPVFTWLGMPFIPFLELMQVPEAQAASETMIIGFADMFLPAIIGASIESEMTRFIIACLSVTQLIYMSEVGGLLLGSKVPVSFLDLILIFLQRTIITLPIIVLAAHLIF encoded by the coding sequence TTGAATTCCAAAGTTACGACTCAAGGACTGTTAACGTTTTTAATACCGTCACTCATAGGTGTTTTCCTATTCATGATACCAATCCCTTATCAAAAAGGGGTTACGATTCCAATTGCGATTTTATCAAATTGGTTACAAGGGTTATTAGGTGAAAGCATCCCTAGCATCATGACTTTTATCATTTTACTTACGTTTATCGCAAGCATTATCACAAAAACAGTGAAGCCATCATTTATTATGGACAAGCCATTTCTTGCTAGTCTTTTTGATGTCAATCCTGTTTTATTTATCGCCCGAGGTCTGGCAGCAGTCTTTGCCATCATGACATTATATAAAATTGGACCTGAAGCGATCTGGTCTGAAAATACAGGCGGTTTACTATTAGAGTCACTACTTTCCGTTTTATTTACCGTATTTTTATTCGCTGGGCTATTTTTACCGCTGCTTTTAAATTTTGGACTGCTAGAACTATTTGCAGCGCTGTTAACGAAGGTGATGCGCCCTTTATTTAAGCTTCCTGGGCGTTCCGCCATTGATTGTGCTGCTTCATGGCTTGGTGATGGAACGATTGGCGTTTTGCTAACGAGCAAACAATATGAAGAAGGCTATTATACGAAACGGGAAGCGGCCATTATTGGAACGACATTCTCGGTTGTCTCCATTACATTTTGTTTAGTTGTCATTTCAGAGGTCGGCCTGCATCATTTATTTGTTCCGTTTTACTTAACGATTTTATTAGCTGGATTTGTCGCTGCGATCATTGCACCTAGAATCCCTCCTTTGTCCAAAAAACCAGATACGTATTACAATGGAAAGAAAGCAGAGGAAACGAGAGAAGCGATTCCAAATGGCTACTCTCCACTTCGCTGGGGAATTGAGCAAGCTGTACAGAAAGCGAAGAAAAATAATCATATGTCGAAAATTTTCCAAGAAGGCTTTCAAAATGTACTCGATATGTGGATGGGAGTTGCTCCAGTTGTGATGGCTCTCGGTACGTTAGCAACCATTGTTGCAGAATATACTCCTGTCTTTACATGGCTAGGAATGCCGTTTATTCCTTTCTTAGAGCTTATGCAAGTACCAGAAGCTCAAGCTGCTTCTGAAACAATGATTATCGGCTTTGCTGACATGTTTTTACCGGCTATTATCGGGGCAAGCATTGAAAGTGAAATGACTCGTTTTATTATTGCTTGTTTATCCGTCACTCAGTTGATCTACATGTCAGAGGTTGGCGGATTATTACTAGGGTCTAAAGTTCCTGTATCCTTCTTAGATTTAATCCTAATATTTTTACAGCGTACAATCATCACATTGCCGATCATTGTTTTAGCTGCACATCTCATTTTTTAA
- a CDS encoding putative damage-inducible protein DinB (product_source=COG2318; cog=COG2318; pfam=PF12867; superfamily=109854), with the protein MEAKTLFDFYRYVRANTLQLLENVTEEALDVIPDGHNNSIRWNAGHILVSETFFFGAFLKNAKAKEYVDLFKMGTSPRQYVKNPPHISEIKQLLKDQQDELLQALEGHLEDVLPKPITIQNVELKTVKDIVHFSLYHEGLHQGVINSLRKTVSTNR; encoded by the coding sequence ATGGAAGCAAAAACGTTGTTCGATTTCTATCGTTATGTGCGTGCCAATACACTTCAGCTATTAGAAAATGTCACAGAAGAAGCTCTAGACGTGATCCCAGACGGCCATAACAACTCGATTCGTTGGAATGCTGGTCATATTCTCGTTTCAGAAACGTTCTTTTTTGGTGCCTTTTTGAAAAATGCAAAAGCTAAAGAATACGTCGATCTATTTAAAATGGGGACAAGTCCACGTCAATATGTTAAAAATCCACCGCATATATCAGAAATTAAACAATTGCTAAAAGATCAACAAGATGAGCTGCTGCAAGCATTAGAGGGACATTTAGAAGATGTTCTGCCAAAACCGATTACCATACAAAATGTTGAACTCAAAACGGTGAAAGATATCGTCCACTTTTCTTTATATCATGAAGGTTTACACCAAGGAGTTATCAATAGCTTAAGAAAAACTGTTAGCACCAATCGTTAA
- a CDS encoding nucleoside-diphosphate-sugar epimerase (product_source=COG0451; cath_funfam=3.40.50.720; cog=COG0451; pfam=PF13460; superfamily=51735), with protein MMKKAVVLGATWGMGYALVCELNKRQDIEVVAFARNEKKMHDLFSKMNKHVTMVTGDALKKEDIFNACKGANWIFQAINVPYPKWSIEHPKIMNHVLLAAKNENAKFIMIDNVYAYGRSNGKKVTEQTSKHPHTKKGKIRLQLEKMVKESKVKYLFAHFPDYYGPNAVNTTLHFTLKPIIQNKSALFVGPLHIPREYVYTPDGAKAAVELALRNDTYNEHWNIPGTKVITGHEIIRIVRELTGFQKKVRKVTKNMIALLGIFNQDMREVYEMMYLTEEPVVLSGQKYEKRIGALPNTPYEVGLMETIQYMKNHESL; from the coding sequence GTGATGAAAAAGGCTGTTGTTTTAGGAGCAACTTGGGGAATGGGTTATGCATTAGTCTGTGAATTAAATAAACGCCAAGACATTGAGGTTGTGGCTTTTGCTCGTAATGAGAAAAAAATGCATGATTTATTTTCAAAAATGAACAAGCATGTAACGATGGTAACAGGCGATGCATTAAAAAAGGAAGATATTTTCAATGCTTGTAAGGGAGCAAATTGGATTTTTCAAGCCATTAATGTACCTTATCCGAAATGGAGTATAGAACACCCAAAGATTATGAATCATGTTCTTTTAGCAGCAAAAAATGAAAATGCAAAATTCATCATGATTGATAATGTTTATGCATATGGTCGTTCAAACGGAAAAAAAGTGACAGAGCAAACTTCGAAACATCCACATACGAAGAAAGGGAAAATACGATTACAATTAGAAAAGATGGTAAAGGAATCGAAAGTTAAGTATTTATTTGCACATTTCCCAGATTACTACGGTCCAAATGCAGTGAATACGACCTTGCATTTTACTTTAAAGCCGATTATTCAAAATAAATCAGCACTATTTGTTGGTCCTTTACACATTCCACGAGAATACGTTTATACACCTGATGGGGCTAAGGCTGCTGTCGAGCTTGCCTTACGAAATGATACGTACAATGAACATTGGAATATTCCCGGAACCAAAGTGATAACAGGACATGAAATCATCCGAATTGTAAGAGAATTAACGGGTTTTCAGAAAAAAGTGCGAAAAGTAACGAAAAATATGATCGCTTTATTAGGAATCTTTAATCAAGATATGCGGGAGGTTTATGAAATGATGTACTTAACAGAGGAACCTGTCGTATTATCAGGTCAAAAATATGAAAAGCGTATTGGAGCGCTGCCAAATACACCTTATGAGGTCGGCCTTATGGAAACCATTCAATATATGAAGAATCATGAAAGTCTGTAA
- a CDS encoding putative membrane protein SpoIIM required for sporulation (product_source=COG1300; cog=COG1300; pfam=PF01944; superfamily=118010; transmembrane_helix_parts=Inside_1_6,TMhelix_7_29,Outside_30_48,TMhelix_49_71,Inside_72_75,TMhelix_76_98,Outside_99_101,TMhelix_102_124,Inside_125_143,TMhelix_144_166,Outside_167_177), with protein sequence MKLKMFSICFIICSAIGIVFFFLGFLLLPKEQFSPDLQPSFITIFSTNFEIHFLTIVFSIISFGLFSIIFLFEQFFYLGFAFHSLVTKTSLKTAYSYFAGHGIVEVINMFLTAAIGLYVSVYIIIMIRKKEFNKNSFITLGKNLFILLVIDLMLLLIAALLETYLSPSLVDKSYIIS encoded by the coding sequence GTGAAACTTAAAATGTTTAGTATTTGTTTTATTATTTGTTCAGCTATAGGAATTGTATTTTTCTTTTTAGGCTTTTTACTACTTCCTAAAGAACAATTTAGCCCTGATCTACAACCTTCTTTTATTACAATTTTTAGTACGAACTTTGAAATACATTTTCTTACCATTGTTTTTTCAATTATTAGTTTTGGACTTTTTTCTATAATTTTTCTGTTTGAACAGTTTTTTTATTTAGGATTTGCTTTCCATAGCTTGGTAACAAAAACTTCCTTAAAAACAGCATATTCGTATTTTGCAGGTCACGGAATAGTTGAAGTCATAAATATGTTTTTAACGGCAGCAATAGGTTTGTATGTATCTGTGTACATTATTATTATGATTAGAAAAAAGGAATTTAATAAGAATTCCTTTATCACATTAGGAAAAAATCTGTTCATTCTATTAGTTATTGATTTAATGCTTTTGCTAATTGCCGCATTATTAGAAACATACTTATCTCCGTCATTAGTCGACAAAAGTTATATAATTTCTTAA
- a CDS encoding hypothetical protein (product_source=Hypo-rule applied; transmembrane_helix_parts=Inside_1_8,TMhelix_9_30,Outside_31_54,TMhelix_55_77,Inside_78_93,TMhelix_94_116,Outside_117_125,TMhelix_126_148,Inside_149_159,TMhelix_160_182,Outside_183_185) produces MLKLKNERIINLLSFCLLVLVVVANSFFSIKQFKVIEQFNKIQASFPLFTDSFIIVFLTSIQLIAGITVVIIETLFVTFITNVMTNKKFKFRNFLTPIILANIFSILLNMSVISIARFDHLQDIQWLRWFPGSQILLAVFIYLYFSILDSATSMSSKIKLSIIIFSVTYGLTLIVQLLMTFVSFN; encoded by the coding sequence ATGCTCAAATTAAAAAATGAAAGAATAATTAATCTACTATCTTTTTGCCTATTGGTTCTCGTCGTTGTCGCAAATTCATTTTTTTCAATTAAACAGTTTAAAGTTATTGAACAATTTAACAAAATACAAGCGAGCTTCCCATTGTTTACCGATTCCTTTATTATTGTTTTTTTAACTTCGATACAATTGATTGCGGGTATTACCGTGGTCATAATAGAAACACTATTTGTTACTTTTATTACAAATGTCATGACTAATAAAAAATTCAAATTTCGTAACTTTTTAACACCAATCATTTTAGCGAATATATTTTCTATCTTATTAAATATGTCTGTCATTTCTATTGCTCGTTTTGATCATTTACAAGATATTCAATGGCTGCGCTGGTTTCCAGGATCCCAAATATTACTAGCGGTTTTCATTTATCTATATTTTTCAATTTTAGATAGTGCCACTTCCATGAGTTCTAAAATTAAACTTAGTATCATTATATTTTCAGTAACTTATGGTTTAACACTTATCGTTCAATTGTTGATGACTTTTGTGTCATTCAATTAA
- a CDS encoding ABC-2 type transport system ATP-binding protein (product_source=KO:K01990; cath_funfam=3.40.50.300; cog=COG1131; ko=KO:K01990; pfam=PF00005; smart=SM00382; superfamily=52540) codes for MLELINIKKRYGESAYIFDGINLKVDKMSIVELLGENGIGKTTLLNIISGMTKFEGEIKLNNISLKENFKKYMKGVSLIGNTPFLYDYLTPSETIDMILSFLNKKSFDASLDYLIEEIGLNKYKNTLTRELSLGTRQKLAFILAFLSSPTLILLDEPFVNFDIRSRKVILDYLKNYVIENNAILIYARHSTDTDLADFPNKKIILKTDEHLNKVVLVSDNRET; via the coding sequence ATGCTTGAATTGATAAACATAAAAAAAAGATATGGTGAATCAGCTTACATTTTTGATGGGATAAACTTGAAAGTAGATAAAATGAGTATTGTGGAATTACTTGGTGAAAATGGTATTGGCAAAACAACTTTGTTGAATATCATTAGTGGAATGACAAAATTTGAGGGAGAAATCAAGTTAAATAACATTTCATTAAAGGAAAATTTTAAAAAGTATATGAAAGGAGTCTCATTAATTGGTAATACACCATTCTTATACGACTATTTAACACCGTCCGAAACAATAGATATGATATTATCCTTCCTTAATAAAAAAAGTTTTGATGCTTCTCTGGATTATCTCATAGAAGAAATTGGGCTGAATAAATATAAAAATACCCTAACACGTGAACTGTCATTAGGAACTAGACAAAAACTAGCATTCATACTAGCATTTCTATCTTCGCCTACTTTAATTCTCCTTGATGAACCTTTTGTTAATTTTGATATTAGGTCAAGGAAAGTTATTCTCGATTATTTGAAAAACTATGTCATTGAAAATAATGCAATTTTAATTTATGCCAGACATTCAACGGATACTGATTTAGCTGATTTTCCAAATAAAAAGATCATTTTAAAAACGGATGAACATCTTAATAAAGTAGTTCTAGTGAGTGATAATCGTGAAACTTAA
- a CDS encoding hypothetical protein (product_source=Hypo-rule applied; transmembrane_helix_parts=Inside_1_11,TMhelix_12_34,Outside_35_37) gives MEKKFKFKMKILFVISILFILLGVFTLIKIIAKILGN, from the coding sequence ATGGAAAAAAAATTTAAGTTTAAAATGAAGATCTTGTTCGTAATTTCCATTTTATTTATCTTGTTAGGAGTGTTTACTTTGATAAAAATTATTGCAAAAATATTGGGGAATTGA
- a CDS encoding FMN reductase (NADPH) (product_source=KO:K19285; cath_funfam=3.40.109.10; cog=COG0778; ko=KO:K19285; pfam=PF00881; superfamily=55469): MNPVIETILNHRSIRHFEDKQLTDEQIHTIVKCAQAASTSSYMQAYSIIGIKDIEKKKKLAEIAGNQAYVEHNGHLFIFCADLHRHEVAGEMEQVDVSTSLESTEKFMVALIDATLAAQNAALAAESMGLGICYIGGIRNNSEQVSELLKLPNRVIPLFALTVGYPAKMSGQKPRLPLTHIYHEEVYEQDQGHYKQLLNEYNETISQYYKERTKGEREDTWTGQMVNMLKVPKRMYMKEFVQKKGLDIK; encoded by the coding sequence ATGAATCCAGTAATTGAAACGATTTTAAATCATCGTTCGATTCGCCATTTTGAAGATAAGCAGTTGACTGATGAACAAATACATACCATTGTAAAATGTGCCCAAGCAGCGTCGACTTCCAGTTATATGCAAGCGTACTCAATAATTGGGATCAAAGATATTGAAAAAAAGAAAAAGCTTGCCGAAATAGCAGGAAATCAAGCATATGTTGAACATAATGGCCATCTTTTCATTTTTTGTGCGGACTTGCATCGTCATGAAGTAGCTGGAGAAATGGAACAAGTAGATGTAAGCACCTCGTTAGAGAGTACAGAAAAATTTATGGTTGCCCTAATTGATGCCACTTTAGCTGCACAAAATGCTGCGCTTGCTGCAGAATCAATGGGTCTTGGTATTTGTTATATTGGCGGGATTCGTAATAATTCGGAGCAAGTTTCTGAATTATTAAAGCTGCCAAATCGAGTCATCCCATTATTTGCCTTAACAGTCGGTTATCCTGCAAAGATGTCGGGACAAAAACCGCGCCTGCCTCTTACACATATTTATCATGAAGAAGTGTATGAACAGGATCAAGGACATTATAAACAATTATTAAACGAATATAATGAGACCATTTCCCAATATTATAAGGAAAGAACAAAAGGGGAACGTGAAGATACGTGGACTGGTCAAATGGTGAATATGCTGAAAGTCCCGAAAAGAATGTATATGAAGGAATTTGTTCAAAAAAAAGGATTGGACATCAAGTAG